CGCAACACagcactttacaatcaatccaacgcaaaggctaacaccgactggacgtagggctattactcgatcaaagattgagggtccgaaccaggataaatcgactgtctcttgcattaaccattgagttctgcatacgctgaagtccGAACATACTGCTCCGGGttcccccgtggcaggctatcggtggtcaaacatcgacaacgATCTCAAATATTACTATCTTTTTTCTACAACTCTTTCAAATTTAACATATTCTTCATGTGAGAATTTTGGTTCCTCAACAAATTAGTGTATTTGGAGCCTCATTCAAATTACGGTTATTTTCAATGTCTTCTTCCTTTTCATCTTCAACTATCATCCTCATATAGATCTAGGTCCTTTTCACTGTCTTCCTCCTTTTCATCTTCAACTAGAATATTATAGTGCATGCCAAACGCCGTCTCCTGGATGTCGCTGGAGCTCATATGGACCTAGTGGTAGCCAGAGTGCAGGTCCATCTTGGTGAAGAAGCGGACACCATTCAGCTCATCCAGCAGTTCATTGACCATCAATATCGGAAACACATCCTTGACGATGATGGAGTTGAGTGCTCGGTAGTCGATGCAAAAGCACCACGAGCCGTTGGATTTCTTCACGAGCAGGACCGAAGGGAGGAGCTAGGCCGGATGAGCCCTTGGGCGATCATGGCGTAGCACCGGCATTCTAGCTCATCCTTGTGCACTGACGGATAACGGTAGGGGCGAATGACCACCGGCGTGGCTCTCGAAAGCAGGCGGATGTGGTAGTCATGGGAGCACAGTGGTGGAAGCACCTATGGATGGATCTACAAAGATGTCCTCGAATTTTTCGAGGAACGCGTTGATGAGGTCACCCCCAATAGAGAGATGTAGGCTTGGGCTCTTGTCACCGGCAACACTCTGTTGATACTGAAAATGTTATAATTTCACATACTCAAACACACCGTCAACGGCCTTAGAATAAAAGGAAGATAAGCATATCATGAGCATATTTTTATGAAATAACGAGTTCCACATGTCCATGAAGCCTGCAGAAGTATTGTAATTGGAGATAATTGAGCAGGTGGGACCACCATAGGGGGGTCAGCCAACCATCCCTATGGGCCCCCTAGCCTTACGAAGTTCCATGATCCGTGTGACATGCCCCCAAAGTGATTCTCCGAGGCTTCTAGGAGGAGGGTGTCCCAACCTTCCACAGGGGGTTCGGTTGAGCCCCCTAGGTCGGTTGACCCCACATTGGATGATGGTCCACCCTTCGAGCCACGTGTTGGTGGAAGGTGCTTGCTCTGGCCAATTAAGGACCGATGTGGGTTGATGCCTGAGATATGGGACATTGTCAAACGTGCATGCCACGGGCCTAATATGAGGCAAGGCCTATTCTTTTGAGTTAGTGCGGACTAAGCAGTTCTGTGGGAGAAAAGGTGCACGAGGTTTTGATGCCCTAGGAGCACAATGAGAGGGATACTAATGGTTTTTCTGGCTACCCTAATCACGATCCCAAGCGTATGCGTCGTGTTGTATGCTACTCCATTtgggggcgcagtgtggtgcggaATGTGCTAGTTCTTGAGCGGTGTTTGTCTATACCGCGGCCATGGTCAATGATGGTGATCCTGTCGGGTACAAGTGTGCACACTCTATAGAGATAAAACTATACTATAGCAGCGATCTCAGTCATGATCATTCCTGTGAACTGTTTCATCCTGCTAGTCTTCTCTCGTGCTTCTTCTCACCCCCGAAGATAGGTCTGGCATGAGACCGTTGAGATGAAGGGCACAGAGGCCGCCTCATCGCTTAGACTGAGAGATTGAGGGTGACGTGAGGGATGATGAGTGGTgagatgtgatgatgagtgaatGGCGAGAATGAGTGTTTGGGTTGGGTTTTGAGAAGATACACTATATATTTGACGCTATTATGCATGAGTTAAGAATGCAAACTACAGTCAATCTATTAGGATTGCTAGAtccctttattttctatttttccaCTAATGCTCATTGGTGCTCTGCACACATCTAGTGACGTGTAGATTTCTTGACTTTATAGTGATGTTGAGACTAGTAGTTGGTTTGcgatctactctcaaggattcccGTGGATTGGAGAATTGCTAAGCTTCACTGCTACGATTAGATTATCAGTGTTTGGTTTGATTTTAGCCTAGAGGGCTTGTAATTAGTTTATTTTTATTCTGATTTTTATACTCTGTTGTTGTATGACTTTGTAATCAACTGAAAAGTGGATGCCTGTGATAACCGAGATATTCTGGAACTATCATAGAGGGTAAGAGAGTCGgaatttcaagttttgaaatcCCGCTTCGTTTCAATGAAACTCTCCATCTCTCTCTTTATAATTAACCTGCGAACTCTGAGTTTGTTGGTGTGTCAAAGCATTAAATGGGACTAAAACTCCTTTAAAATTTCCATTGAAACTGGCCTATGTATACTTTGAATAATGGTCATGTAAAAACTTGCGATACTGTTGCCCGGCAACATTTTGTGGCCAATAAATTGCCCAGCGCAATTAAGCTAAGCAAGATTTCACAAGAACTTTGCTGGGGTGCTGATGAAATTTGACATCGTACCATAAATTGAATGTAGTATTTAACGCTATGAACTTGTttgatagttttttttatttggCTTTTGTAATTTCTCACGAACACAGTATTGGATGGTTTTGTGACAAATATATTCAAATTATTTTCGAATATCcaaatataaaaaataattttGTGACCAAAATATAGAACCGATGACTACGTGCAAACAGTAAGAGAATTTATTTATGAACGTAGGGAGTAAAACTAGATCAGAATTACTAGAAAATTAGAAAACTCATGTGTTTTTTTTATGTGAAGTCCTATAATAACTCCGGCAACTCATATATATAAAAATTGCATGTTTCAGTACTGAAATTATAAAGTAAGTACTACGGGTCTGTTTGTTTCAGCACTCCTAGATTCTCTGGCTCTACTTTTGATTCTCTAATGAAGTGATTCTACCTGATTATGATGGGAGAGCAGCATAGGGAGTAGGTGAGAACTGATTCTAAAGTGATTCTCGGGGgttttgaactagaggcaatgGAAAGAAGTTGTAGAATCTATATGAGATTTAGCCATTTGGTTAGAGAAGAGTAAGGGCCTCTTTGGGAGGGATTTCTCCGGTTCGGGATCCTCGGGCACCGCGCACTGTTCAGATATTGTTCATGAAATCCGTTTTCTCTCTCGCGGACATAAAGGAGCTGcccgagaaaaaaaaaattggctTCTCCGGCTCCTACGCTATCTGAGAGGAGGAGGGAAGAGAGAGAAAGTCCGCCTTTGCTAtctgagaggaggaggaggagctgtagTCTGCTTGTGGATAAGACTTTATAGTAAAATAAAATAGAAGAAAGAGTCGAAAGCTTTAGGTATAAGATTGATTCGCCTTCTTGAATTCATATGGTTTTTCCTTCTTTTCAGACTTTTGATCATTCATTCCCACAAGGGGCTGTGCACTTGCTCAACGTGTGGGCTGTCGCTGTAGCCGTAATAGCACTGTTCTCTGAACTCGTACCCGACCATGACACCGTCGCCGTCGACGTCGACGTACCAGCCGCCCATATCATGCCCCACCGCCGGCGGCACCTCCGTCCAGAACTCCAACGGCGCTTCGGCCACGCACGGGCCGGGGATGCTATCAAGGTCCGGCAGCAGGTAGTCCTCCAGCCCGCCGTTATGGACGTCTCCAGGCACGTGATCGGCCGTGCCCCCACCGTCTGCGACGGCCGCCGACGGCGGCGGCCCACCTCCTCCACCGATCTCGGCCTCCACGGACCTGATGACGCGGCTCAGCCGGTTGACGTCCTCGGGCGGCTGGTCCACCACCGGCGCGTCCTCCAGCAGCTCCATGAGGAACGCGACATCGACGACGGCCTGCTCCGGCTGCCAGCCGCCAGGGTAGATCCACTCTTGCACGGCAGCACCGGCGTTGGCACCATTGCTCTGCATCGATATAGCGCTCTGGCGATCCATCTACGCACGAGACGAGCAAGGAATTGTTATTGAGAAATCAAAGTTCTCTAAAGTGTTGAAAATGCTGCTTGTGGTGGATAATGGCGGGAAAGGAGGATGGGGGTATATATAGCTGTGGCCAGTGGACCGGTGGTTTCTTAGTGGTAGGAGGAAGAGGAGCACTAATGGTGGACGCGGCAATGGGGCCGAGACTTGAGGTTGAGGTAGTAGTGGAGTAGCATAGCGTGCGCTATGGTGTGTTTCACACTTGTTCCCCATGTGGATCTCACTTGACTACACTGCACCTCTCAAACCGTCACTTTTCTTATATGTTTCTTTCATCCACGCACAACACAAGAAAGCAAATAGGAAAACAATGACgtttttgcaatttttttaaataaaattacAAGTGAAGTTATATGTGCGGAACTTCTACTTAATCTTAGATAGATGTGATTGAAGTATTGGCATATTTCTTTTTTTAAAGCTAACAATACTATGAATTTCTTGAGCTGGAAGAGCTTTGTAAGGAGAGCCATAAGAAACCTGGTTGCATTTTACTCCTGAGTactaggttcgtgcccgtgcattgctacaagacaactaaacttttgtactaaaaacacaccgATCgaatgataagataacaatactaacattttacagtattgttatcttattctgcgatctgtgtgtttttagtacgAAAGTTTAGTTTTTTCCTTACGCAGTACAGACGACGACATGACATGCGGCGGTGAGGGGAGTGGGGACGTGCCTGCCTGCCACCGCCCGCCTTTGTGGGCTGTGTCGGGTATAGAAAAAAATTCCTTTCTTTACGGTTGCATGCAGCATGCAGAGCATCATAACACCCTCTCATGCAGCCTTCTTTTACGGACGAGAGCCATGCGCCCAGATTCGACAGATCAGCTTTTTAAAGGGCGGGAGGCGGGGATCACAAGGGAGAGGCAGAATGTCGTACATGATTTTTTATCGCACTCTCATCAATgattcttttatatatttttttagttgtagagaaaTATCCGATAAAAACATAAAGTGTCCAAAACAGTGAAGTCAATTTATATCTGCAGTACTATTTCCTTCTCCTTTGCTCCGCATACAACTTGATTAGACTTAATTATTAGTGGTGGGTACAATATATATGAAAAAGAAATGACGTACGTATATTAATTTAATTTACGACTGTCTATCAGATATTCAGATCCTTCCCCAGAGCCGGTCAGCTGCCGGTCCCAATCAAATTCCCTTACACGCATGTTCTCCAATAATAGTATTTCAGTAGTCATGCATTCTTCTTGAGCGGGTCAATGACGTACAATATATATGATGGGACGCATCACACATGCATACACGAACACGATATCGAGCTGCTTAGCTCGACTGTAAGTTAGGTAGTATCACTCGCTTTTCATACACATAAGCGATCGAGTACCTAATCGAACAGTATATGGGCACTTTCTCCACTCACACGTCGGCCTCGTGTATTTGACAGCTCCCTTTTAGGATATGTTAGGTCAATAATGCAGACCCCGTACATGTATACTATTACGTAACATTGAAGTCGACGTACGTATTGGTGGTTGACATTTATAACCTCATAAGAAGAATGCAATTCTTATTTTTAAGGAGTAAAATAATGGGCGTGGCAAGCGTCCGGACGCCCGCGCAACCCGCCCCCATTTGCCATCGCCACGACCTGTTCGCCCTGCCCCACGTGCGCACTTCGCCCTGTCTCTGTGCCCACTGGTTGGCCCcgaccctctcctctctctcgcgTGTGGGCGACACTCAGGAGCCAGGATGAGCAACTGAGGACGAGCATGCTCTAGCACGCCCCGACCGCAGCACCACCGTCCGCCAGCCCCTAGCATCCCCCCACCCTATGTCCGTCGGGGCCCAGAGCGCCACGCGCCCAGTCCGCTTGCCCCCGGCCGagcaacataaaacacttgcaacataaaaatatttgaatgcaacatacatgtgaaaaaagatgaaacatttggaacatgcacttgcaacatgtgtgtgaaacatatgaaacatccaaaattgcaacttgcaacatgaaaccacttgctaTAACATAAGACaaaaatagctgaaacatttggaacatactgttgcagcatgtttgaaacacatgcaacatccagataaaaaaacgattacaacatacgtctgtaaacagatgaaacattttgaacaaacacttgcaatatgtttctaaaacacttacaacatgtgcaacatcctcgatctacttttataacatcaagatgaaacaactgcaacatacatctgaaacactagaagcatacatatgcaacatatgggAGGGGAAAGCCGGGGCAACAACTGAGAAATCGGGCTTCTAACAGCACCATGGCAAGTGCCTCGGATCTGCGCTGGGATCAGCCGCCACCCGGAACATGCCCCGTGACTCGTGGTAGTGGTTGACAGGTACCTCTGCGGAGCTATCCCGGACCTCGCGGAGCACGACCTTGTTGAGGTCGTTGCTGCCCTTGTAGTGCCTGACGGGCCCCGCCTCCTGCTTCTCCTCGCTCGCCGGCAGCGACAACGCCGAGTCCAACTTGCTGGTGTTCCGCCGGACTGAGCCGTAGCTAGCACTGCACGCAGAGGCCGAGCGGAGCGGAGCAGTGGAgttggagggagggagaggaagaggaagtggAGAGAGGCAGACAGATGGGCTGCCTCGAGGTCAATTTGGGGAATTTCGAGACAGTGTCCCTGTGCGTGCGTGTTGTTTTTGAAAGAGAGCGGACGAGTGGATGAGGATGAGCCGCATCCGGATGGGACGGACACCCATGGACTAGCATTATCGTAAAATAATTCTGAATTTAACTAAATTCATGAAAAAAGGTATTAGCATTTGTGATAtagaataaatatcattagattaattatgtaaACTTATTCGGAGATATAATAAATGATATTGGGATAATTGTTGGAAGTCAACAATGTCAAATATTAATTTCATTGCATTGTACCTTTTAGGTCAAATTGGATATTTAAAATGATACGAGTATATCAGTATTGAGAAATAGCTTTGTAATAGTATAATATTGTTGTCTGTTGCAAATGATATATATAACATGTGGCCTTTTCACCATTTCGATGTGCAAATCGTCCCTAATGTTTAACATGAGGGATATTTGCTAATGCACAAATTTAAGCTTGCAATTTTTTTTGCAGCAATTAAATGTCACAGCCCAAAACTGGAAGCTTTAGCTGATCCCCACATACTCAAGTCTCCAAGAACAAATCCCACCGGAGATGACCGTACCGCACCAAATCCAGTAAGTTTTTTTTTGAACTTTATTGAGCGAACGACATCCAAAGAGCAAAAGGGTGCATTTCACTGTCATTAATTAGTTCATGATAATACCTACTCGGAGCACCTTTCTTTCCAAATATTCTAAAGCTGCTGTCTAATTTGCTCACTTAGGTCT
The nucleotide sequence above comes from Miscanthus floridulus cultivar M001 chromosome 18, ASM1932011v1, whole genome shotgun sequence. Encoded proteins:
- the LOC136519494 gene encoding uncharacterized protein, with the translated sequence MDRQSAISMQSNGANAGAAVQEWIYPGGWQPEQAVVDVAFLMELLEDAPVVDQPPEDVNRLSRVIRSVEAEIGGGGGPPPSAAVADGGGTADHVPGDVHNGGLEDYLLPDLDSIPGPCVAEAPLEFWTEVPPAVGHDMGGWYVDVDGDGVMVGYEFREQCYYGYSDSPHVEQVHSPLWE